CACCGGATTGTGATCGTCTGAAAACACCACCTGGGAGCGCGGCACCGTGCCCGCCGGCACCAGCGTGCGGATCAGCTTCTCCTGCCACGATCCCGGCGTCACATACCGGTCGGTCATCAGCGCACGCACATTCTCGCGCGAGCACATCAGGATCACGTTCTGCGGTTCATCCTTGCGGTAGCCCACGCCAAAAGCCTCCACCGAGGGAAACACCTGCCGCAGCGTGGCCACCATCCCCGCCGTGAGATCCGCCTTGGGTCCGTTCACCGCCGCGATGATGTTCATCACATACACCCCCTTCGGCTCCAAGTGGTCGGCCACCAGTTGGAAAAACTCCCGCGTGGCCAGGTGCGAGGGGATCGCATGCCGCCCGTTGTACGCATCTCCAAAGATCAGATCCCACTTCTGGCCACCAGCCTGACGCAGAAACCGCCGCGCATCATCAGCATGTGCATTCACACGTGGGTACTCGTCCAGTTTGAAATACTTGCGCCCCACCTCGATCACCTGCGGATCGATCTCCACCACGTCCACCGCCGCCTTCGGAAAATCGCGCGACACATTCTCCGGCATCCCAAACGCGCCCGCGCCGATGAAGAGCGCGCTGCTCACCTCCGCAGGCTCGCGCAGCAGCGCCAGCTTCCAGTACTCCTGGTAGGGCAGGATCAGCTCTCCGGTGTCCGGATTCATCCCGCCCTCCTGTGTGGAGTCCAGCGCCAGAGTGCGGCGCCTGTGCGGTGCCTCTCCTTCATCATAGACGCTAATGTGGTGGTAGAAAGACTCACGCTCATGGATCAAGCCGATCAGCGGCGGCCGCTCAGACGTCCCGCCCACCACTCCGGCGATCAGTCCCGCGATCAGCACCTGCACCTGCGGCCCGCCCGCTTTCTTGGCCAGGATGAAGGAGGCCACCGCCAGCAGCAGCAGCACCGCTCCAGCTCCCACAAAAATGCCGCGCACACCAAAATTCGCCAGCAGGTAAAAGCCCGACACAAACGTGCCCACAAAGCTGCCCAGAGACCCCAGCATGCTGATCGTCCCTGCGGCCATGCCCACATGAGTGTCCTTTTGCGTCAGGCTGTAAAACCGCACCGATGCCGGCGACACCGCACCCAGCAGCACCCCTGGACACGCAAACAGCACCAGCGAGATCAAGAGCGGCCCGGTGATAACTCCATACGCGCTCAGCCCCAGGCTGAAAACCATGTGCAGCGCAGGAATGAAAAGCGTCAGCACCGCAGCAGCTGCCAGCAGCCATCCGATCAGGTCCAGTGCCGGCTTCCGGTCCGCCAGCCGCCCGCCCAGATAGCCGCCTACGCTGAAGGCCACCAAGATCACTCCGATCAGCGCCGTGGAGGTGTAGATCGTGTTGCCAAAATACGGGGCCAGCAGCCGGAAGGCGCTGATCTCCACCACCATGATCGCCGCTCCGGCAAAGAAGCACACCGCCCCTAGAAACAGACGTATTTGATGAGCGTAGGCATTCTCCACAGCAGGGGTCTCGGGAGTCTTGGGGGAAGTGGATCGTGACATGGGATTGCTGGCGCGGTTGGGCCGTTCAGTCGTTGTAAAATACCAGGCTCATGATTTTCCAGCCCGCCGGGGTCTGGATGAGCGTGAAACAGTCGGTGCCGGTGGTGATCTCGCTGCCCTTCGTCAGCTTCCAGCGCACGCTGGCCTGCGCTGTGCGGTCATCGCGCAGGATCTTCATGTCCGTGGGCACCTCGGTCATCGGCACCGTCGTGGTCGCATGGCTCAGCTTCTGCCCATGCAGGAAATCGGTCAGCCCATAGCTGTGCGGAGCGCCCTGATGCACAAAGACCACCCGCGCCTGCTCATGAAAACACGCGCCATACCCGTCCATGTCCTTCGCGGACCACGTGGAAAAATAATGCGTCAGAAACTCGCGCACATCAGCCGTCTCAACTCGGGACGCGGCCTCCTGCGCACCGCAGCCGGAGAGAAAGGCCGCGCTCAGGATCACGAAAGACGACAGCAGCACCAGCCTTTTCAGCACGAGGGTCAGCAGCGCTGGATCGTCATTCTTCATGCGGGTGTCATCGTTGGCGCTCAGCGCCCGGTTACTCCTCCGCAAAGGCCTCTTCCTCCACCCCGATCACGCTCAGGATGCGGTTCAGATCCTCCACGCCGTAGTAGTCGATCTCGATGCGCCCCTTCTTCTCCCCGTGGTGGATGCTCACATTCGTCGTCAGGTGCTGGATCAGCTTCTGCTCCACCGCCTGAATCGCACGCGTCAGGTCGGTCTCCGTCGGCTTGGGTGCCGGCGGGGGCGGCGGATGCAGGATGGCATCCACGGCCTTCTCAGTGGCGCGCACCGTCAGGCTCTTGGCCACGATCTGATGTGCCACACGCTCCTGCTCCTCATGCTGCTTCAGCATCAGCAGCACTTTCGCATGCCCCGTGGAGATCTTGCCCCCCACCAGCATGTCGCGGATGCCGCCGGGCAGTTCCAGCAGGCGCATCGTGTTGGCCACGGTGGCGCGGTTCTTGCCCACTCGCTGGGCAATGTCCTCCTGCCGCATTTGGAAATCTTTGGCCAGGCGGGAGTAGGCCTGCGCCTCTTCGATGGGGTTCAGCCCCTCGCGCTGCAGGTTCTCGATGAGAGCCATCTCCAGCACGTCCTTGTCGCTGGCCTCGCGGACGATCACCGGCACTTCCTTCAGCCCCAGTTCGCGAGACGCACGGAAGCGTCGCTCACCCGCGATCAGCTCCAGCTTTCCATTCACCCGGCGCACGATCAGCGGCTGGATGATCCCATGCTCGCGGATGGACTCCATCAACTCTGTGAGCATCTCGGACTGGAACTCCTTGCGCGGCTGCAGCGGGCTCGGCACCACCTGGTCCAGCGTCACACGGTTCACCACGTCTCCAGGGGCTGGCTGCGCCAGCGCAGGCACACGCGCCACTCCCGACACCGCAGGAGATGCCGAAATGAGTGCTCCGAGTCCTTTGCCGAGTACCGGTTTTGCCATAGGGCTGGCGAGACTAGGGAGCACTCGGAACGTTGCAAATCGGAATCGCGACGAATCTGCATCCGCCACAGCCAGGACTTTACCAAAGTCAAATACCGTTCCATGAGGTAACCATGAAAAGTATGACAGGATTTGGCCGGGGCGAGGCTCAGCGCCCCGGAGTCACTTGGAGCGTGGAATGCAGTTCCGTAAACCGCAAGCAGCTCGAAGTCGCCGTCAATCTCCCCCGTGAGCTCTCCGAACTCGAAAACGCCGTCCGCACAGAGGTCGCCGCCGCCGTCTCTCGTGGCCGCGTCAATGTCGCTGTCCGACGGGAAACCGGCGCCGCAGGCACTGACTCCATCCATGTGGACCACGCCCTCGCCGCCCATTACCTTCACGCCATGCATGCCCTCGCGCTCAAGCTGGACATGCCGCCGGACATCTCCCTCACAGACATCACCCGCCTCCCCGGCGTCATCACCCAAGCCCAGGCCGAAACCGCCGCCGAGGACGCCTGGCCCCCCGTCCAGGAGGCGCTGGCAGCTGCCCTGAAACAGCTCAACACCATGCGTACCACCGAGGGCGCCAGCCTCCGTAGCGACATCGAGTCCCGCCTCTCTCAGATCGAGACCCTCCTCGACTCCATCCGCACCAAGGCAGCCACCGTCCCCGAGCACCATCGCAAAATGCTCCGCCAGCGCCTCGAAGACGCCGGCCTCCCCCTCCCGCTCGACGACGAGCGCCTCGTCAAAGAAATCGCCCTCTTCGCCGACCGCACCGACATCTCCGAGGAGCTCACCCGTGCCGCCAGCCACGTAAAACAGTTCCGCGCGTACCTCGACGGCGGCGCTCCCGCCGGCCGCAGCCTCGACTTCCTCCTCCAGGAGTTTTTCCGCGAGTTCAACACCATGGGCTCCAAGTGCAACAACGCCGAAATCGCCCACCACGTCGTCACCGCCAAGACTGAACTCGAGAAGATCCGCGAGCAGGTGCAGAACGCAGAATGATCACGACCCGCTCGGCTTCGGCAACCCCTTGGGCACCGACTTCGGCATCTCGTGCTTCGCCTTGCCATCCTCCGGCAGCCACGCCTCCGGCGCACCAGCCTTCACCATCACTTCCCTCAGCGTCACACGGCCTCCGTCGCGGTGCTTGCTCTCCTCCGCCGCAGCCATGAACGCATAAATCTCCAGCGTCTGCTTTGGCAATACCGGCGGCTGCTTCGTTTGGAAAAACTTCACAATCTCACGCAGCATTGGTGTGTAGTCCCCCTCGGACTTCTGCTCGGTGATCTGCTTGTCCCCAAAGCGGATCAGCTTGTACGCCATCGCCCCTTCATGGATCGCCTGCAGAGTGCCTGTGCGCCCGCCCGCCCACAGCCCTGTCACCACCGACTCAGACGCAGTCGTCGTCCGCACCACAGAAAGACATCCTGTCCCCATCACCGTAAAGAGCGCCTCCGTCGGGTGGATGCCGTAAAAAAACAGGTCCGGATGGTGCGGCAGCACATGCGCCGGGCCATACGAGATCACACTGCGCGCAGGTGTTGCCTCCGCATTCGCCACCTCTAGCACTCCTGGATACCAGCGCACTGCCGAGGCGCTAAAGACCGGCACCTGCGCAGCTCCAGCCAGCCGGTAGATCTCCACCGCGTCCTTCAGCGAGACAGCCACCGGCTTGTCCATGAAGACCGGCTTTCCAGCAGCAATGATCTGCTTCATCTGCTCCAGGCGTGGGCGTCCTTCCAGGCTCAGCAGCAGCACCGCGTCCACATCCTTGCACGCCTCCGCCACGCTGCCCACGATCCGCACGCCAAATTTGTCCCGCACCGTGGCCGTAAAGCCTTCCACGCGCGTCTTGCTCTCCTCAATGTCCGGGCTGCCACCAGGAAAAGCCACCACCACCCTCGCCCCCGGGATGTGGTTCGGATTCGCCGGATCATTCAGCCGCAGCGTGAACTGCTCCGAATGCGAGGTGTCCAGCCCGATGATGCCAATTCGTAGGTCGTCCGCCATGAGAGGAGTGCCGACCAGCGCCGCCACACATCCCGAAGCGAGGATGCAAAGAGCTTGGAGGCGTCGGGTTGGGCGCATGACTTCTAAAATGCAGGCTGGTCTGTTAAAGCGCAACTGTTGAGTCGCTTGACCGTGCCGCCAGACCCGCTAGGCTCGCGCCCATGGAAACCGTCAGACTTGGCATCGTTGGGCTTGGAAACATGGGCAAGGCACACCTTGCAAACATTCGCGCTGGGAAGATCCCCGGCCTGCGCGTCACCGCGCTGTGCGAGAGCGTCGGCACCCTGCCGAACCTCGTCGAAGGCGAGAAGGCTTTCACCGATGTGAATGCCATGATCCGCAGCGGCCACATCGACGCCATCCTCATCTGCACCCCCCATTTCAGCCACACCACCATCGGCATCGAGGCCCTCAAGGCCGGACTCCACGTCCTGGTTGAAAAGCCCATCTCCGTCCACAAGGCCGACTGCGAACGCCTCATCGCCGCCCACACGGATAAAAACAAGATCTTCGCCGCCATGTTCAACATGCGCACCAACGCCTGCTTCAAGAAGGTCAAAGACCTCATCGACAGCGGCGAGCTCGGCGCCATCCGCCGCGTCCACTGGGAGGTCACCAACTGGTTCCGCACCAATTACTACTACGCCACTGGCGGCTGGCGCGGCACCTGGAAGGGCGAAGGCGGCGGCGTCCTCATGAACCAGTGCCCGCACAATCTCGACCTCTTCCAGTGGCTCTTCGGCATGCCCCAGCGTGTGCGTGGCTTCTGTCAGTTCGGCCGCTTCCATGAGATCGAGGTCGAGGACGACGTCACCGCAGTCCTCCAGTACGACAGCGGCACCACCGCCACCTTCGTCACCAGCACCGGCGAGGCTCCTGGCATCAATAAGCTCGAAATCTCCGCCGAGCAGGGTCGCCTCACCGTCACCGACGGCACCCGAATCCACTTCCAGCGCAACCGCCAGCAGATGAGCAAGTTCTGCATGGAAGCCGAAGCCGCCTTCGCCATGCCCGAAAGCTGGCACATGGACATCCATGTGGACCAGACCGGCGGTCAGCACATCGAGATCCTGCAGAACTTCACCAACGCCATCCTCAAGGGTGAGAAACTCCTCTCCCCCGCCGAAGAAGGCATCCGCAGCGTCGAACTCGCCAACGCCATCCTCCTCTCCACCTGGCAGGACAAGACCATCGAGCTCCCCATGTCATCCGCCGACTACGAGAGCCTCCTCATCGAAAAGGGCGAAAAATCCACCTTCCAGAAGACCAAGGTCGTCGCCAAAGCCACCTCCGACGACTTCGCCAAGAGCTTCCGCTAAAAGCTCTTCAAGCCTGAAACTCATCAAACGCCGCCCGGGAAACCGCGCGGCGTTTTTTGTGCCCTCCATCTCTCCGTCACAGCCCTAGCCCGTAGAGAACAGCGGCCCCGACTGGCGACAGGCATCCAGCATCTCCTATCTCCATCCACGCACACTCCACACCAACCCCGGCACACTGATTGCTTGCAACTTTGGAATAAAATTGTTCGTTCCTGCATCTAACGGTACGACATGCTCACCCGCCTCACAGCCCTGCTCCTCAGCCTCTGCATCGCTTTGCCGATGTGCTGGTGCTGCGTGGCCGTCAGCGCATCACCACAGGCCGAGGTGGCATCTTGCTGCGCCCGTAAACAGCACGCGGCCTCAGATCATCATTCCGGCCAGCCCAAAGACCAAGGCTGCCCCTGTGCCCGCCATGAGGCCTCGCGCGACTTCGCCTCCACTATCGTCAAGGCTCCCGCCCCGGCATTGAAGCTCCTCGCAGCGCCTGTCTGGCATCTCTTCTCCACCACCAGCTTCCAATTTCAGATTTCATCTCTTTCTGCGCCCCGTCACGACCACGGGCCGCCCCTGTACACATCGCCGCCGCTCTACGCTCGGCACTGTGCCCTTCTCATTTGAAGACACACCCCCCGCGTCTGGAAGCCAGACGCTCCGGGCAGCAGTGATCTTATCTCATTCTTCGCGGCCATGATTTGTGCCGCACCCCAGACAGCCTGCCCGGCCGTCTGGCCTCACCGCCAGTTCAACACGCCACCCGATGGCACACCCGGCACGTGCACGCCTGCGCCGCGCGCCGGAATCCTCAAAGCAGGCACCTCAAAAACACAAACAAACACAACACTATGAAAACCATCC
This sequence is a window from Prosthecobacter vanneervenii. Protein-coding genes within it:
- a CDS encoding fused MFS/spermidine synthase, with product MSRSTSPKTPETPAVENAYAHQIRLFLGAVCFFAGAAIMVVEISAFRLLAPYFGNTIYTSTALIGVILVAFSVGGYLGGRLADRKPALDLIGWLLAAAAVLTLFIPALHMVFSLGLSAYGVITGPLLISLVLFACPGVLLGAVSPASVRFYSLTQKDTHVGMAAGTISMLGSLGSFVGTFVSGFYLLANFGVRGIFVGAGAVLLLLAVASFILAKKAGGPQVQVLIAGLIAGVVGGTSERPPLIGLIHERESFYHHISVYDEGEAPHRRRTLALDSTQEGGMNPDTGELILPYQEYWKLALLREPAEVSSALFIGAGAFGMPENVSRDFPKAAVDVVEIDPQVIEVGRKYFKLDEYPRVNAHADDARRFLRQAGGQKWDLIFGDAYNGRHAIPSHLATREFFQLVADHLEPKGVYVMNIIAAVNGPKADLTAGMVATLRQVFPSVEAFGVGYRKDEPQNVILMCSRENVRALMTDRYVTPGSWQEKLIRTLVPAGTVPRSQVVFSDDHNPVDAIIARGLLE
- a CDS encoding nuclear transport factor 2 family protein, producing the protein MKNDDPALLTLVLKRLVLLSSFVILSAAFLSGCGAQEAASRVETADVREFLTHYFSTWSAKDMDGYGACFHEQARVVFVHQGAPHSYGLTDFLHGQKLSHATTTVPMTEVPTDMKILRDDRTAQASVRWKLTKGSEITTGTDCFTLIQTPAGWKIMSLVFYND
- a CDS encoding ParB/RepB/Spo0J family partition protein; the encoded protein is MAKPVLGKGLGALISASPAVSGVARVPALAQPAPGDVVNRVTLDQVVPSPLQPRKEFQSEMLTELMESIREHGIIQPLIVRRVNGKLELIAGERRFRASRELGLKEVPVIVREASDKDVLEMALIENLQREGLNPIEEAQAYSRLAKDFQMRQEDIAQRVGKNRATVANTMRLLELPGGIRDMLVGGKISTGHAKVLLMLKQHEEQERVAHQIVAKSLTVRATEKAVDAILHPPPPPAPKPTETDLTRAIQAVEQKLIQHLTTNVSIHHGEKKGRIEIDYYGVEDLNRILSVIGVEEEAFAEE
- a CDS encoding YicC/YloC family endoribonuclease; amino-acid sequence: MKSMTGFGRGEAQRPGVTWSVECSSVNRKQLEVAVNLPRELSELENAVRTEVAAAVSRGRVNVAVRRETGAAGTDSIHVDHALAAHYLHAMHALALKLDMPPDISLTDITRLPGVITQAQAETAAEDAWPPVQEALAAALKQLNTMRTTEGASLRSDIESRLSQIETLLDSIRTKAATVPEHHRKMLRQRLEDAGLPLPLDDERLVKEIALFADRTDISEELTRAASHVKQFRAYLDGGAPAGRSLDFLLQEFFREFNTMGSKCNNAEIAHHVVTAKTELEKIREQVQNAE
- a CDS encoding Gfo/Idh/MocA family protein, with protein sequence MRPTRRLQALCILASGCVAALVGTPLMADDLRIGIIGLDTSHSEQFTLRLNDPANPNHIPGARVVVAFPGGSPDIEESKTRVEGFTATVRDKFGVRIVGSVAEACKDVDAVLLLSLEGRPRLEQMKQIIAAGKPVFMDKPVAVSLKDAVEIYRLAGAAQVPVFSASAVRWYPGVLEVANAEATPARSVISYGPAHVLPHHPDLFFYGIHPTEALFTVMGTGCLSVVRTTTASESVVTGLWAGGRTGTLQAIHEGAMAYKLIRFGDKQITEQKSEGDYTPMLREIVKFFQTKQPPVLPKQTLEIYAFMAAAEESKHRDGGRVTLREVMVKAGAPEAWLPEDGKAKHEMPKSVPKGLPKPSGS
- a CDS encoding Gfo/Idh/MocA family protein; the protein is METVRLGIVGLGNMGKAHLANIRAGKIPGLRVTALCESVGTLPNLVEGEKAFTDVNAMIRSGHIDAILICTPHFSHTTIGIEALKAGLHVLVEKPISVHKADCERLIAAHTDKNKIFAAMFNMRTNACFKKVKDLIDSGELGAIRRVHWEVTNWFRTNYYYATGGWRGTWKGEGGGVLMNQCPHNLDLFQWLFGMPQRVRGFCQFGRFHEIEVEDDVTAVLQYDSGTTATFVTSTGEAPGINKLEISAEQGRLTVTDGTRIHFQRNRQQMSKFCMEAEAAFAMPESWHMDIHVDQTGGQHIEILQNFTNAILKGEKLLSPAEEGIRSVELANAILLSTWQDKTIELPMSSADYESLLIEKGEKSTFQKTKVVAKATSDDFAKSFR